One region of bacterium genomic DNA includes:
- a CDS encoding YfhO family protein, producing the protein MKKLSPLFLLIGIIFLFFLQVIVSSDIWGFRDFHRYVYPIRHFTWESMRSFIIPFWNPYIGCGTPLFAGLQGCVFYPPSILVYLFPYEIGLKIYVIFHFLLAGITSYLLGLQLKLDRAPSFILSLVYTFSGWFVSSIDIPIILASSSWIPIVFLFLIRQSFVLTGIFLSFQFMCGEPSIFYITSILVLLFSLYIRIRWTIPILSILIAFSLSLFQILPFLELLSHSTRLLQGYSESAKWAFSPYEVFRFILPSSCGGIVRGEEEPILWFGQEWLKSPYLGIIPFILALISILYPRKERIVSFFSLTALLFLIISFGNYTPLYKALYPLFSLMRYPVKFLYITSFSASILAGFGTSYLLNKKTNPTKVFIYIGLFICCVFIFPFFKRNDLFSLFSISPIRLIKWWNDLYPDAIFILFLISFSLIFLVLYLSGIIKRNTFVLGFAGIIIIDLFFFGLDLNPLVKREVYDKSNTIRFLEKKDGLFRICLSPRTAQYFTKIRGKTLNEAIKNSKRFVIPNTGMVFGIFEAGCYDSIYLSSYFQLKEAMKRQFSEILRLLSMMNIRFIISRDPLSEKEIKLVYQDRDMFLYENRNYLPRAFFVSDYKVVQNTLGYMLSPEFDPKREVVLEEKPEKKVKSQKSKVKSAVKIIKYEPNRVLIEVDSEMSGFLVLADTYYPGWKAYVKKVKSQKSKVKSEVRIYKANYCFRAVCVPKGKSLMEFRYFPRTFIIGLIGSLVSSITIAGFLIPKK; encoded by the coding sequence ATGAAAAAGCTATCCCCTCTATTTTTGCTTATTGGCATAATTTTTCTTTTTTTTCTTCAAGTAATTGTTTCCTCTGACATCTGGGGATTTAGAGATTTCCATAGATATGTTTATCCAATCAGACATTTTACATGGGAATCTATGAGGTCTTTTATAATTCCCTTTTGGAATCCCTATATTGGCTGTGGAACGCCATTATTCGCAGGTCTTCAGGGATGCGTCTTTTATCCACCATCAATATTGGTTTATCTTTTTCCTTACGAGATAGGGCTTAAAATTTATGTCATCTTCCATTTTCTCTTGGCAGGAATAACATCATATCTTTTAGGATTACAGCTTAAGCTTGATAGAGCTCCATCGTTTATCTTAAGCCTTGTTTATACATTTTCTGGATGGTTTGTCTCATCTATTGATATTCCAATCATTCTTGCCTCATCATCTTGGATTCCCATTGTCTTTCTTTTTCTTATAAGGCAATCATTTGTTTTGACCGGTATTTTTCTTTCATTTCAATTTATGTGTGGCGAGCCATCCATATTTTACATAACATCTATTTTGGTTTTGCTATTTTCTCTTTACATCAGAATAAGATGGACAATACCCATTCTTTCAATTTTAATTGCTTTCTCCCTTTCTTTATTCCAAATTCTTCCATTTTTAGAGCTTCTTTCTCATTCTACAAGGCTCTTACAAGGATATTCTGAAAGTGCAAAATGGGCATTCTCTCCCTATGAGGTCTTTAGATTCATCCTTCCCTCTTCTTGTGGAGGGATTGTAAGGGGAGAGGAAGAACCTATCCTTTGGTTTGGCCAGGAATGGCTTAAAAGCCCATATCTTGGGATAATCCCATTTATTCTTGCCCTTATATCCATTCTTTACCCAAGAAAGGAAAGGATTGTCTCATTTTTTTCTCTAACAGCCCTTTTGTTTCTTATAATCTCATTTGGCAATTATACCCCTTTATATAAAGCCCTATACCCCCTATTTTCTTTGATGAGATACCCGGTAAAATTCCTTTATATTACATCCTTTTCCGCTTCTATCCTTGCTGGATTTGGGACAAGCTATCTTTTGAATAAGAAAACAAATCCTACAAAGGTTTTTATTTATATAGGTTTATTTATCTGTTGTGTGTTTATTTTTCCATTCTTTAAAAGAAATGACCTCTTTTCTTTATTTTCTATTTCTCCTATAAGGCTTATAAAATGGTGGAATGACCTTTATCCTGACGCTATATTTATCCTTTTTTTAATCTCCTTTTCATTGATATTTCTTGTTCTTTATCTTTCAGGGATAATTAAAAGGAATACCTTTGTATTAGGGTTTGCTGGCATTATTATTATAGATCTATTCTTTTTTGGACTTGACCTTAATCCATTAGTAAAAAGAGAGGTTTATGATAAAAGCAATACCATTAGATTCCTTGAAAAAAAGGATGGGTTATTTAGAATTTGCCTCTCTCCAAGGACAGCCCAATACTTTACAAAGATAAGGGGAAAGACATTAAATGAAGCAATAAAAAATTCAAAGAGGTTTGTTATTCCAAATACAGGAATGGTTTTTGGTATATTTGAGGCAGGTTGTTATGATTCAATATATCTTTCCTCCTATTTTCAGTTAAAGGAGGCAATGAAAAGACAATTTTCGGAAATATTAAGGCTTCTTTCAATGATGAATATTAGGTTTATTATTTCAAGAGACCCACTTTCTGAAAAAGAAATAAAACTTGTCTATCAAGATAGGGATATGTTTTTATATGAAAATAGAAATTACCTTCCCAGGGCATTTTTTGTTTCTGATTATAAGGTTGTTCAGAATACCTTAGGTTATATGTTAAGCCCTGAATTTGATCCAAAAAGAGAGGTTGTTTTGGAGGAAAAACCAGAAAAGAAAGTCAAAAGTCAAAAGTCAAAAGTCAAAAGTGCGGTAAAAATTATTAAATATGAGCCGAATAGGGTTTTAATTGAGGTAGATAGCGAGATGTCTGGGTTTTTGGTTTTGGCGGATACATATTATCCGGGGTGGAAGGCATATGTTAAAAAAGTCAAAAGTCAAAAGTCAAAAGTCAAAAGTGAGGTAAGGATTTATAAAGCAAATTATTGTTTTAGGGCGGTTTGTGTGCCAAAGGGAAAGAGCTTAATGGAATTTAGGTATTTTCCAAGGACATTTATTATTGGGTTGATAGGAAGCCTTGTTTCTAGCATAACAATAGCAGGGTTTCTCATTCCAAAGAAATGA
- a CDS encoding YfhO family protein, producing MTPFLLIFLLAFLFLSKLFLLNEIFFLRDFGAYFYPLRHLTLEFLNSKIIPFWNPYIDSGVCLLADLQSQILYPPSLFLLLGFDIGLKLFILFHFILGGFSIYVLARHLGLNSSSSFVSVCVFIFSGFFVSSTYILTAFASSAWIPLIFYLFLKKRVFLAGFAIAFQFLAGELSILYGTILSLFFYSISKKGIKEFVLAGLIGLSISLFQTLPFFEFVSLSTRGKIGFEHATYWSFAPYELLRLFIPSIMGSPIDITYRIGDLFKIQLWLNSPYIGIIPLLLIFISFKARRGMFFFFLFFFSLLLSFGKYTPLYDIFAHLPFFGLLRYPVKFISIFTFASSILAGYGFSYLYEKKGFSLFFVFSIIFGAIALFLFFGKQEVTLFMGKYVEQSYAFCWIEDVFKDTLFLFIILSSSFLLIFLLNKDKIKKPIFASLFIGLIVVELFFFAQKINPTTSGEIYKFKPRVLEFIKNQKGLFRVLITPITNKHLAGPLGFSYEECFLRGLVYLKPNLGLIHKIFYTSGYRSISLSDYSSFMYLIELSKFSDVSHLISLINTRYIISEHPLDEKSLKFLFRDGKQGPFLYENMDCLPRAFMVYNHKAIKHKEILEYMLSQQFDPREEVVLEEKPEKFKMQNAKCKTEVRIIKYQPNRVVIKVETERHGFLVLSDTYYPGWKAFIKTKNLKLKTKNLEVKIYKANYCFRAIALEKGNYVVEFRYFPRTFIIGLIASLVSFVLILGAFLLKR from the coding sequence GTGACGCCATTTCTCCTTATTTTTCTTCTTGCTTTTCTTTTTCTTTCCAAGCTTTTTTTATTAAATGAGATATTCTTTCTCCGGGATTTTGGAGCATATTTCTATCCCTTAAGGCACCTTACCTTAGAATTCTTAAACTCTAAAATCATTCCATTCTGGAACCCATATATAGATTCTGGTGTTTGTCTTTTGGCTGACCTTCAATCACAAATTCTATATCCGCCATCTTTGTTTTTACTCCTTGGTTTTGATATTGGGCTTAAGCTGTTTATCCTATTTCACTTTATATTAGGAGGATTTAGCATTTATGTATTAGCAAGGCATTTAGGTCTTAATTCCTCTTCTTCTTTTGTTTCTGTTTGTGTATTTATCTTCTCAGGATTTTTTGTCTCCTCAACCTATATTTTAACTGCCTTTGCATCATCAGCCTGGATCCCTCTTATCTTCTATCTTTTTTTAAAGAAAAGGGTATTTTTGGCTGGATTTGCGATTGCCTTTCAATTTCTTGCTGGAGAGCTATCTATTCTATATGGAACAATTTTATCCCTTTTCTTTTATTCGATATCCAAAAAGGGAATAAAAGAATTTGTCCTTGCAGGTTTAATTGGGCTTTCTATCTCTTTATTTCAAACCTTGCCATTCTTTGAGTTTGTTTCTTTGTCAACGCGGGGTAAGATAGGCTTTGAACATGCAACATATTGGTCATTTGCCCCATATGAGCTTTTAAGGCTTTTTATTCCCTCAATAATGGGAAGCCCAATTGATATAACATATAGGATTGGTGATTTGTTTAAAATCCAATTGTGGCTAAATAGTCCATATATAGGGATAATTCCTCTTCTTCTTATTTTTATTTCATTTAAGGCAAGAAGGGGTATGTTCTTTTTCTTCCTTTTCTTTTTCTCTCTCCTCCTTTCCTTTGGAAAATATACACCCTTATACGATATCTTTGCCCATCTTCCCTTCTTTGGGCTGCTTAGATATCCGGTAAAATTTATCTCTATTTTTACCTTTGCCTCCTCTATCCTTGCCGGATATGGATTTTCCTATCTTTATGAAAAAAAGGGCTTTTCTCTTTTCTTTGTTTTCTCTATAATCTTTGGAGCTATTGCCCTTTTTCTTTTTTTTGGAAAGCAGGAAGTTACACTCTTTATGGGAAAATATGTTGAACAATCCTACGCTTTTTGCTGGATTGAGGACGTCTTTAAAGACACATTGTTTCTCTTTATTATTCTTTCTTCATCCTTCTTGCTTATCTTTCTTTTAAATAAAGATAAAATAAAAAAACCCATATTTGCCTCTTTATTTATTGGGCTTATTGTTGTTGAGCTATTTTTCTTTGCCCAGAAGATTAATCCAACAACATCAGGAGAAATATATAAATTTAAACCACGGGTGCTTGAATTTATTAAGAACCAAAAGGGTCTTTTTCGGGTTTTGATAACGCCTATTACAAATAAGCATCTTGCGGGACCATTGGGGTTCTCTTATGAGGAATGTTTCCTTAGAGGGCTTGTATATCTTAAGCCAAACCTTGGGCTTATCCATAAAATCTTTTACACCTCTGGCTATCGGTCAATCAGCCTTTCTGATTATTCCTCTTTTATGTATCTTATAGAATTAAGCAAATTTTCTGATGTTTCCCATCTTATTTCTCTTATCAATACAAGATATATTATCTCTGAGCATCCATTGGATGAAAAAAGCCTTAAATTTTTATTTAGGGATGGAAAACAGGGGCCATTCCTTTATGAGAATATGGATTGCCTTCCCAGGGCATTTATGGTTTATAATCATAAGGCAATTAAGCACAAGGAAATATTGGAGTATATGTTAAGCCAGCAATTTGACCCAAGAGAGGAGGTTGTTTTGGAGGAAAAACCGGAAAAATTCAAAATGCAAAATGCAAAATGCAAAACTGAGGTAAGAATTATTAAATATCAACCAAATAGAGTGGTAATTAAGGTTGAGACAGAAAGACATGGGTTTTTGGTTTTGTCTGATACATATTATCCGGGGTGGAAAGCATTTATTAAAACTAAAAACTTAAAACTAAAAACTAAAAACTTAGAGGTAAAGATATATAAAGCGAATTATTGTTTTAGGGCGATTGCCTTAGAAAAAGGAAATTATGTGGTTGAATTTAGGTATTTTCCAAGGACATTTATTATTGGGTTAATAGCAAGCCTTGTATCTTTTGTTCTTATTTTGGGGGCATTTTTGCTAAAGAGATGA
- a CDS encoding prepilin-type N-terminal cleavage/methylation domain-containing protein produces MKVKKFTKRNELGFTLVELMVVVTIIGILLVLLLPRMTLLMDRSREKTTHKNLKSIKLAIDSYSERTDGGYNYPTAKDDLKQVLEEKFSGSVPRAVLKLGSGIPASSECELAGSVTDIPVGNNGGWVFITAGPDRGNVYVNSTAFDTNQNPYTTYSCW; encoded by the coding sequence ATGAAGGTAAAAAAATTTACAAAAAGAAATGAATTAGGGTTCACCCTTGTTGAATTGATGGTTGTTGTAACCATTATAGGAATTCTCCTTGTTCTTCTTCTTCCAAGGATGACTTTACTAATGGATAGGTCTCGCGAGAAGACAACACACAAGAATCTAAAATCAATCAAGCTTGCCATAGATTCTTACTCTGAAAGAACAGATGGTGGATATAACTATCCAACAGCAAAAGATGATCTTAAACAAGTATTGGAAGAAAAATTTTCAGGAAGTGTTCCAAGGGCTGTTTTAAAGCTAGGAAGCGGTATTCCTGCATCTTCCGAATGTGAGTTGGCAGGTTCTGTAACTGATATTCCAGTTGGAAATAATGGAGGGTGGGTTTTTATAACAGCAGGTCCTGATAGGGGCAATGTTTATGTAAATAGCACAGCCTTTGATACAAATCAAAATCCATATACTACCTATTCATGCTGGTAA